Within the Rhodothermales bacterium genome, the region GTGATAGATGCTCGTTTGGAAGTCAAAAACGGTGCCGCTGCCCGGAAAAGATGCGGTAATTGCGATTAGAAGTGCGTGAGAACGCGATTAGAAATGCACATTCAGCGAAATCCCGCCCCCGTTGGCCTGTACGCGGAAGTAGCGCCCCGGGGGGGCATCGCGTTGATGGAAGCGCGTGAGGCTCACTGCCATCGCCGTCCCGATCAGCCCGCCGGCCAGCACGTCCGACGCCCAATGGCGGTGTGTGGCGATGCGGGCCAGCGCCGTCCCTCCCGCGCCGGCCGCCACCAGGCCCCAGACGATCGGGTGGTTGTAATAAAGAGCCCACGGCACCAGGATGGCGGTGGCCGCGGTGGCATGGCCGGAGGGGAAAGAGGTGTCGCCCGAGAATGGAGAGAAGACAAACGGTGAGTCCGTCTCGTCCGGCCGATGCCGGCCAACAACGACTTTGATGCCCAGAATGAGCACGCTGGCCATCCCCATAGACTGAAACGAGGTGAACGCGGCATCCTGAAACCGCCGATCGTCGGTCAGCAGGGAGATCCCCAGCACCCCGGTCAGCGGCACCAGCACGATCCGTTCGCCGAGGTGGTTCGTTACATCCAGATACTGCTTAAACGGCCCTGAATACCCCCGGCCTACGACACGCGTGATGTCCCGGTCCAGCAGGCTGAGGGTTCCGACGGCGGCGATCGCTCCGGCGGCAACCCATGCGGTCCGGCCGTCCACGGAACTGGCGAGACGATCCGGGTCCCGGTGCCCAGTCCAGCATCCGCGCGTGCGCCGGCTGGTGCGCATGGGCGACAGGTGTGCAAAACATGAACAGGACGATGACGAACGACAGCCTGCCTGTCATCGCGCCCGGGAAAGGCTGAATCACTGCGCAAGAGGAGTTTCGACTGGCGGACGCGTGCCAGACTGGCGTGCAACATCACTCGCCAGGGGAAGATGAAGGCGGACGGTAGTGCCGGTCGCCGGCTCGGAGGTGATTTCGATCGAGCCGCCGTGCATGGCGATGATCTGGTCCACGAGCGACAACCCGAGCCCCGAGCCGCTGACGATGTCGGCCGTGGTATCGGCCCGGAAGAACCGCTCGGTAACGAAGGGCAACGCGGCAGGATCGATCCCGATCCCCGTATCGGTGACGGAAAACGTGATCCGGCCGGCTTCGATGCGGGCAACCAACTCGATGCCTCCGGCCAGCGTAAACTTGACGGCATTTTCCAGTACATTTCGCAGCGCGTCGCGCACGAGATCCACATGGCCCCGTACGGGCAGGGAGGCGTCGATACGCTCCGTCCAGGTCAGGCCCTTTTCGCGGGCCCGCCGGCTGAAAAACGCGGCCTCGTCCCGGATCAGATCGGCAAGGTCGAAGGCCGTATCGCCCACCATCGCCCGGTCGCGCTCCAGCCGTGTGAGGGTCAGCAGACTACGGATGGTGCGGCTCATGCCGTCGATCTCGACGCCCAGCGTGCGGAGTGTGTCCGCATACGACTCCGCGGTGCGCGGCCGGCGCAGGGACACCTCAACCTGTCCGCGCAGCACGGTGAGCGGGGTCTGCAACTCGTGCGCGGCGTTCGCGGTGAATCGACGCATGTTCTCAAAGGCGCTCCCGAGCCGGCCCAGCAGAGCATTCAGCGTCTCGGCGAGGCGCGTCGTCTCCCAGTCGGCATCCGCCGGCACGGGGATGCGCTCGTCCATCCGGGTCGGCGAGAGGGCGTCTGCCACACGGGTGATTGTTTGCAGCGGACCCAGCGCCCGGGCCGCCACGCGGTCCGTCAGCACCAGCAGGATGATCAGCAGCGCGACGAGCCCGAGGGAAAGCCCGATGGCAAACTCGCGCAGCCGGCCCGGAATGTCTGGCTTGTAGCGGGCGATTTGCAGAAACCCGATCGCCTGCTCGTTGCGGCCCAGGATGGGGTAGTTGCCGAAATACAACGCTTCGCCATCGATCTCGATGGTATTTAGCGCGCTGATCGTTCCGATCGCCGAGGGCTGATAGGTGACCAGCGAGTCGGGAAACGGCGTGGTGAACAGCCGGGTGTTGCCCGATGCATAGACGATGGCGCCCTGGGTATCAAAAATCTGCGCGAAGTAGGGGTCCACCCGTTGTTCACGGTACAGGTGGTGCGGCTCATGCCACGAATAACGGTCGGGCGCCAGCTTGCCGTCGAGCCCGACAATGTGGAAATTGATCTCGACCGCCTCCCGCTCAAGCAGCGTCCACGCGTGATAATGCAGCCATCCGTACGTAGCCAGCCAGCTCAGTACTCCGATGATGAGAAAGGCAATCGCGAGCACCAGGCCCTGCGAGAACACCAGCCGGCGCCGGAACGTGATGCGCCGCGGGTTCGGATCGGATGAAGTGTCGGTCAACGGCGTAGAGAGAAGTCGGAGATCAGAGAGGTTCGGGCAAGAATCGGTACCCGACGCCGCGTACGGCCTCAATGCGCGCCACGCTACCCGCGTCCTGCAATTTGCGGCGGACGTACCCCACATAGACGTCGATCAAATTGGTGCCCCGGTCGAAATCGTGCCCCCATACGTCGCGATGGATATCTTCCCGGCGGAGCGCCTGTTCCTTGCGCACGATAAAATAGGCCAGCAGATCAAATTCCTTCTGCGTGAGATCGAGCGAGATGCCATCACTGAGGCACGTGCGAGCGACAGGGTCGAGCACGAGTTGCCCCTCGCGCCGGGTCTGATTGCCCGGCACCAGACGGGCACGCCGGCTCAGCGCATCCATACGTGCCAGTAACTCGTTGAAGGCGAAGGGTTTGGGTAGATAATCGTCTGCTCCGGCACGCAGGCCGGCCACGCGGTCCTCGACGGCGTCCAGCGCGGTGAGCATCAGGATCGGGAGCGCGGGGGCGTGCACTCGCAGTTGCCGGCACACTTCGATACCCGAAAGATCCGGCAATCGGATATCCAGCAATACAATGTCAAACGATTGCTCCAACCCCAGCGTGAGCGCTTTCGCGCCCTCCGTCACCCAGGTCACCTGGTAGCCTTCCTCGCGCAAGCCCTGTTCGACAAAGGCCGCGACGCGCGCCTCGTCCTCCACGAGCAAAATGTGCATGGCAATTCCCGGATAGATCGGACGTCGCTTGTTGTATCCCGCAAAATAGGTCTCACGAAGCGCGTCCGCTCACGAGAAAGGCCTTTCTCACGGTCTTCTCATGGAGTGAAGCGGACAATTAGTTCGTCTTTCCATAGTCTTAGAACATGACGTGCTTCATCCACCCGTTGCACCCTGACCGTATGTTGCGATTTCTGTATCCTTTCGTGCGCCGTGTTTCCCAAGCCGAGTCGACTCCGCTGCTCATGGCCGGAAGCGTATTCGGGCTGGCAACCCTTCTGGCGATCGGCTGCTCGGGGCCGGAGTTGCCGCCCCTGGCGCCGGCCGTCGAGGCGCCGCCGTCGCTGCAGCAGGAGGGCGAGGCGCCGGCTCGAATCGTACATCTCGATGCGCGCCAGCTCGCTCAGCTCGACGTTCAGACGGAAGCCGTATCGGCGTCCAGAATGCCATTTTCAGTACGTGCGCCGGGCGAAGTGCTGCCGGCGCCGGAGTACTTCGCGCTCGTCAGCGCGCCCATCAGCGGGCGTATCGTCCGGATCCTGGCGCACGAGGGGGAGGCTGTTCGCAAAGGGCAGGTGTTGCTCGAACTCGAAAGCCTCGAGTACGCCGGCCTGGTCGCCGACGTCCTCCGCGCCCGCGCTGAACTGAGTTACCAGCAGGCGCAGGTGGAGCGCCTTCGGCAACTCGTCGAGAAAAAGATCGCGGCACAAAACACGCTGGAGAAGGGCGAGGCGGACCTGAGCCGGGCACGCGCCGAATACAGCGCGTCGAACGCCCGCGTCGCCGCTCTGGGCCTCTCGCCCGAAACCGTCGCCAGCTGGTCCGAGGACGCCGGCGCCGGCCCCACCCTCGCCGTACGCGCGCCCATCAGCGGCGCCATCGACCGGCACGAAATCGACCTCGGCCAGTCGGTGACGGCCTATCAGGAGATGATGAGCCTGGTCGACCCCGCCCACGTCCTCGTGCGGGGCTATATCCCGCCGGAAGAAGCCGGCGCGCTGCAGGCCGGCGACTCGGTGGCGGTGCAGAGTGTCGAGGGGGAGGCGCGTTCGCTGGCGGCGGTGATCGCGACCATCAACCCGGCGCTCGGTGAGGAGAACCGCTCGGTGGTCGTCAACATCCACGCGGACACGAAGGCCGGATGGCCCCGGCCGGGACAGGCCGTGCAGGTCCTCGTCCGCGGCCTCGGCGCCGAACGGGCGCTTTCGGTGCCGCTCGACGCCCTGCTCTACGAGGGCGCCCGCGCCTCGGTGTTCGTCCGCACCCCCGACGGCGGCTTCGAGCAGCGCCTGGTCACCCTCGGCCGGCTCACGGAGGATCGCGCGGAAGTGCTGGCAGGCGTGGAGGAAGGCGAGTCGGTGGCTGTGACGCAGGTGTTTAACCTCAAGGCGCTCAGCCGCTTCGAGTTATTCGGTGAGGAGTGACACCCCCAGACCCCCTCTGCCCCCGTCCCCATCGCACTTCGTCCGCACGTCGTCATGCTGAACAGAATCATCGATTTTAGCCTCCGCCAGAAGTTTGTGGCGCTGGCGCTTGTCGTGCTGGTCGCCTTCGGCGGCGTTTCGGCCCTGGTGAATCTCCCTATCAATTCCCTGCCGGACGTCACGCCTATCCAGGTGCTGGTCATCACCAAAGCCGGCCGCTACTCGCCCATCGAGGTGGAGAAGTTGGTCAGTTTTCCGATCGAGACGGCCATGAACGGCCTGCCCGAGGTGAAGGAGGTCCGCTCCATCTCCCAGTTTGGGCTGTCCGCCGTGACGGTCGAGTTCGAGGAATCCACGGACACCTACTTCGCCCGCCAGCTCGTCAGTCAGCGGTTGCAGAGTGTGGTGGATGTGCTGCCGGCCGGCGTCTCCGCCCCGCAGCTCGGGCCCATCTCTACGGCGCTTGGCGAGATCTATCAGTACCGCGTCCGCGGGGACGGCCATACGCTGACCGAGTTGCGGACGATTCAGGACTGGCTCGTGGCGCCCCAGCTCAAAACCGTCGAGGGCGTCACGGAAATCACGGCGTTCGGCGGGTACGTCAAACAATTTGATGTGATCATCTCGCCGGACCGTCTGCGGACCTATGGGATCGGGCTCAAGGAGGTGATGGAGGCGATCGAACAGAACAACAGCGTGTCCGGCGGTAACTACCTCACCCATAACCGCGAGCAATACATCATCCGCGGATTCGGGCAGATCGGGGCGGCGGCGGATGTCGAGCAGGTGGTGGTGACACGCCTCGGCGGCCGGCCCATCTACGTCCGCGACGTCGCCACCGTCCGCGAGGGGCGGCAACTGCGCCAGGGGGCTGTCACGCAGGACGGGGAGGGCGAGGTGGTCACGGGGATTGTGATGATGCTCCGCGGCGGCAACGGGCGGGACGTCATCGCGGCCGTCGAGGCCCGGGTGGAGGAAATCAACGCCGGCCTGCCCGAGGGCGTGACGATTGAAAAGTTTTACGACCAGTCGGATCTCATCGAGCGCACCACCGGCACCCTGGAGGTCAACCTCGTCGAGGGCGGCCTGCTCGTCGTCGCGGTGCTGCTCATCATGCTCGGGGAGGTCTCGGGGGCGCTCATCGTGGCCTCGGTCATCCCCATCTCGATGCTCTTCGCGTTCATCGGGATGCGCGAGTTCGGGCTTGCGGCGAACCTGATGAGTCTGGGCGCCATCGACTTCGGGATGGTGGTCGATGGGTCGGTCGTGATGATCGAGAACATGGTGCACCGATTACAGGAGAACCAGCGCCGGCCGGTCCAACAAGTGCTCCGCGAAGCCGCGCACGAGGTCGCGCGCCCCATCTTCTTCGGGGTGCTCATCATTCTGCTCGTGTACGTCCCCATCGTCACGTTCGAGGGCATGGAGGGCATCCTGTTTCGCCCGATGGCCATAACGGTGGCGACGGCCGTCCTGGGGTCCCTGATCCTGACACTCGTCTACATCCCCGCCATGGCGGCCATCGTCTTCCGAAAAGGGATCCGGATGCGCCGCAACTACCTCATGGAATGGCTGCGTCCGCTGTACCGCCGGTTCCTTGAGGCGTTCCTGGATCGTAAGGTCGTCGTCTTCGGGGTCGCTCTTGTGGTTCTGGTGGGTGCGCTGCTGCTCGTCCCGTTGCTGGGCACCGAGTTTTTGCCCGAGCTAGACGAAGGGTCGATCCTGGTCGAACAGGTCCGCATGCCCAGCGTGACGCTCGAGGAGTCGGTCGAAAACGCCAACTGGTTCGCCGGCAAGATCATGGCGAACATCCCCGAAGTGGCGACGGTGGTGCCCAAAACGGGACGGTCCGACCTGGCGAACGACTGGATGGGCGTGCACCAGACAGACGTCTGGATCCTGCTCAAACCGCGTGAGGAATGGCGGCCGGGGGTGACGAAGGAGCGCATCGAGCAAGAGATCCAGCCCTACCTCGAGTCGGAACCGGGCCTTGCCTACAACTTCACCCAGCCGATCGCGATGCGCGTGGACGAGCTGACGAGCGGCGTCAAGTCCGATGTCGCCGTCAAGGTCTTCGGCGAGGATCTGGACGTGCTGCAGGGCATCGGCGACGCCATCAGCCGCGTCTTACCTGCGCTGCCCGGGACTGCCAACTACTTTGTAGAGCAGACCATCGGCCAGCCCTATCTGAACATCGACATCGACCGCGCGGCGGTGGCCTCGTTCGGGTTGAATGTGGATGAGGTGCAGCGGATCGTGGAGGCCGGCATTGGCGGACAGGCGGCCGGCGAGGTCTTCGAGGGACAGCGCCGGTTCGACATCGTCGTTCGGTACCCCGAAGCCATTCGCGACGGGTTTCACGACATCATGAACGTCCCCGTCTCGCTGCCCAACGGCGACCACATCCCGCTGAACCGGGTGGCGCGGATCCACGCCGAAGAGGGGCCCCGCGAGATCGCGCGCGAAAACGGCTGGCGTCGCGTGATCGTGGGCGTCAATCTCGATGGGATCGACATCGGCACCTATGTTTCGAACTTGCAGGACGCCATCGAGCGGGAGGTGGATATTCCCGCCGGCAACTTCATCGTCTACAGCGGCGCCTTCGAGGAGCAGCAACGCGCGATGCGGCACCTGCTGGTGGTCGTCCCGCTCGCGCTCCTCATCATCCTCGTCCTCCTCTACATCACCTTCGGGCAGATGCGGTATGCGTGGATGATCTTCCTGAACCTCCCCTTCGCGCTCTCCGGCGGCATCTTCCTGCTCTGGGTCCGCGACATCTACCTCTCGGTCTCGGCCAGCATTGGCTTTGTCGCGCTGTTCGGGGTGGCCGTGCTGAACGGCGTCGTGCTCGTGGCACACCTCAATACGCTCCGCGCCCGCGGCCTCGGGGTACGGGAGGCGACGATCACGGGCGCCGTGGACCGCCTGCGGCCGGTGCTGATGACGGCCCTCGTGGCGAGCCTCGGGTTCATCCCGATGGCCTTTAATGTCGGCCCCGGATCGGAGGTGCAGCGCCCGCTCGCCACCGTCGTGATCGGCGGCCTCTTCACCGCGACGCTGCTCACCTTGTTGGTGCTGCCGATGGTCTACCACTGGCTCGAATCCGGCCGCCCGATGCGGAAGGAGGAGCATTGGGATGAGACGCCGCTGGAAACGTCGCCGAAAACGCTAGCTGAATAATGAGGATGGGTAGATCACATTGGATCGGGATGGCGATGCTGCCGCTGATGGCCGGCCTCGCCGGCGCTGCGGGCACCGCCGTCGCGCAGCAGCCCACCGGCTGGCTGACCGTACAGGATGCGCTCACCTACGCGGAAGCGAATAGCCCCGCCCTGGGCCGGATGCGCGCATTACAAGAGGCCAGCGCCGGCGAACGCCTCGCCAGCTTCGGGATCGACGACCTGCAGGTGAGTTACGCCCGCGAGGGCATCCCGACCGCCGGCGGCGACTTCAGCGAACAGCGCTGGGTGATCGGGCAGTCGTTTGATTTTCCGCTGCAGACCTACTACCGGCTCAAACGGGTGGGCGCGCAGTCCTCGGCGCTGACGCACGGCGTGGAAGCCGCCCGGCGCGACCTGCGGAGCCGCGTCAAGACGGCGTATACGGAGGTGCTCTACACCCAGGAATTGCTCCATCTCAGCCTGCAGAGCGTCGAACTCGGCGAGTCGCTCAAAGCGGCTGTCGCGGCCCAGGTGGCGGCCGGCGCCGCCGCGGAGCTGGACGAGATGAAGGTGGATCTCCAACTCTCGGAAGCCCGCAGCGTGCTCGAGGATCGACTCCGCCTCTATGAGGACGCGCGGTACGCGCTGTACCAGGTGATCGGCCTCGATCCCGGGGAACAGGTCTATGGCGTCGTCTTCCCGGATACGATGACGTATCTCGATATCGCGCTGTCTCAGCAAGAAGTGCTCGCCCGGTTGCCGGCGCAGCCGGAACTCGCCGGCGCCGACGCCACCGTCCGCGCCGCCCGGCTGTTCACCCTGGAAAAACGCAGTGCAGCCCTGCCGCGGCTGCAATTGGCCTATTGGCCGCAAGACTTTGGGGGTGGCTACCGCTTTCGGGCGTTCGAGGTGGGCTTCACCGTCCCCCTCTGGTTCGCCCTCAATAACCGGGGCGCCATCGTCCAGGCCCGCGCGCGAGAGCAATACGACCGATGGAGCCGGCAGGACGTCGGCCTCACCCTCAAACGGGACATCGAGCGCGCCTGGCACGGCTACGAGACCAGCAAGCTCACGATCGACCGCTACGCCGAAACCGTCCATGCCCTCGCCGACGACCTCCTCGCCCGCACCCGCGAAGGCTACGAACTCGGCCAGCTCGACCTCCTCACCCTGCTCGATACCCAGCGGACGTATCTTTCGGCGCAGGCGCGGTACTACGATGCCCTGCGCACCTACTACGTCAATCTTATCGCGCTCGAACGGTATCTCCAGCGCGAATTGGTCTTTACCAGGTAGTCGAGGCCGCCTTTTTTCCTCCTGCGAGGGATTTTTTTGTCGTGCTCGAACTCCACGAAAAAACACTCGTTGAAGTGGGCTATGCGTAAAGCTACGTCACTGTTCCTTCACCTAGCTTCGCTGACTGCCTCGTGCTCGCAAGGCCCGGTGGAAAAGAGCGAGAGTACCGACATGACATTTTCCATTCA harbors:
- a CDS encoding phosphatase PAP2 family protein, whose translation is MRTSRRTRGCWTGHRDPDRLASSVDGRTAWVAAGAIAAVGTLSLLDRDITRVVGRGYSGPFKQYLDVTNHLGERIVLVPLTGVLGISLLTDDRRFQDAAFTSFQSMGMASVLILGIKVVVGRHRPDETDSPFVFSPFSGDTSFPSGHATAATAILVPWALYYNHPIVWGLVAAGAGGTALARIATHRHWASDVLAGGLIGTAMAVSLTRFHQRDAPPGRYFRVQANGGGISLNVHF
- a CDS encoding HAMP domain-containing sensor histidine kinase — its product is MTDTSSDPNPRRITFRRRLVFSQGLVLAIAFLIIGVLSWLATYGWLHYHAWTLLEREAVEINFHIVGLDGKLAPDRYSWHEPHHLYREQRVDPYFAQIFDTQGAIVYASGNTRLFTTPFPDSLVTYQPSAIGTISALNTIEIDGEALYFGNYPILGRNEQAIGFLQIARYKPDIPGRLREFAIGLSLGLVALLIILLVLTDRVAARALGPLQTITRVADALSPTRMDERIPVPADADWETTRLAETLNALLGRLGSAFENMRRFTANAAHELQTPLTVLRGQVEVSLRRPRTAESYADTLRTLGVEIDGMSRTIRSLLTLTRLERDRAMVGDTAFDLADLIRDEAAFFSRRAREKGLTWTERIDASLPVRGHVDLVRDALRNVLENAVKFTLAGGIELVARIEAGRITFSVTDTGIGIDPAALPFVTERFFRADTTADIVSGSGLGLSLVDQIIAMHGGSIEITSEPATGTTVRLHLPLASDVARQSGTRPPVETPLAQ
- a CDS encoding response regulator transcription factor encodes the protein MHILLVEDEARVAAFVEQGLREEGYQVTWVTEGAKALTLGLEQSFDIVLLDIRLPDLSGIEVCRQLRVHAPALPILMLTALDAVEDRVAGLRAGADDYLPKPFAFNELLARMDALSRRARLVPGNQTRREGQLVLDPVARTCLSDGISLDLTQKEFDLLAYFIVRKEQALRREDIHRDVWGHDFDRGTNLIDVYVGYVRRKLQDAGSVARIEAVRGVGYRFLPEPL
- a CDS encoding efflux RND transporter periplasmic adaptor subunit, giving the protein MRRVSQAESTPLLMAGSVFGLATLLAIGCSGPELPPLAPAVEAPPSLQQEGEAPARIVHLDARQLAQLDVQTEAVSASRMPFSVRAPGEVLPAPEYFALVSAPISGRIVRILAHEGEAVRKGQVLLELESLEYAGLVADVLRARAELSYQQAQVERLRQLVEKKIAAQNTLEKGEADLSRARAEYSASNARVAALGLSPETVASWSEDAGAGPTLAVRAPISGAIDRHEIDLGQSVTAYQEMMSLVDPAHVLVRGYIPPEEAGALQAGDSVAVQSVEGEARSLAAVIATINPALGEENRSVVVNIHADTKAGWPRPGQAVQVLVRGLGAERALSVPLDALLYEGARASVFVRTPDGGFEQRLVTLGRLTEDRAEVLAGVEEGESVAVTQVFNLKALSRFELFGEE
- a CDS encoding CusA/CzcA family heavy metal efflux RND transporter gives rise to the protein MLNRIIDFSLRQKFVALALVVLVAFGGVSALVNLPINSLPDVTPIQVLVITKAGRYSPIEVEKLVSFPIETAMNGLPEVKEVRSISQFGLSAVTVEFEESTDTYFARQLVSQRLQSVVDVLPAGVSAPQLGPISTALGEIYQYRVRGDGHTLTELRTIQDWLVAPQLKTVEGVTEITAFGGYVKQFDVIISPDRLRTYGIGLKEVMEAIEQNNSVSGGNYLTHNREQYIIRGFGQIGAAADVEQVVVTRLGGRPIYVRDVATVREGRQLRQGAVTQDGEGEVVTGIVMMLRGGNGRDVIAAVEARVEEINAGLPEGVTIEKFYDQSDLIERTTGTLEVNLVEGGLLVVAVLLIMLGEVSGALIVASVIPISMLFAFIGMREFGLAANLMSLGAIDFGMVVDGSVVMIENMVHRLQENQRRPVQQVLREAAHEVARPIFFGVLIILLVYVPIVTFEGMEGILFRPMAITVATAVLGSLILTLVYIPAMAAIVFRKGIRMRRNYLMEWLRPLYRRFLEAFLDRKVVVFGVALVVLVGALLLVPLLGTEFLPELDEGSILVEQVRMPSVTLEESVENANWFAGKIMANIPEVATVVPKTGRSDLANDWMGVHQTDVWILLKPREEWRPGVTKERIEQEIQPYLESEPGLAYNFTQPIAMRVDELTSGVKSDVAVKVFGEDLDVLQGIGDAISRVLPALPGTANYFVEQTIGQPYLNIDIDRAAVASFGLNVDEVQRIVEAGIGGQAAGEVFEGQRRFDIVVRYPEAIRDGFHDIMNVPVSLPNGDHIPLNRVARIHAEEGPREIARENGWRRVIVGVNLDGIDIGTYVSNLQDAIEREVDIPAGNFIVYSGAFEEQQRAMRHLLVVVPLALLIILVLLYITFGQMRYAWMIFLNLPFALSGGIFLLWVRDIYLSVSASIGFVALFGVAVLNGVVLVAHLNTLRARGLGVREATITGAVDRLRPVLMTALVASLGFIPMAFNVGPGSEVQRPLATVVIGGLFTATLLTLLVLPMVYHWLESGRPMRKEEHWDETPLETSPKTLAE
- a CDS encoding TolC family protein → MGRSHWIGMAMLPLMAGLAGAAGTAVAQQPTGWLTVQDALTYAEANSPALGRMRALQEASAGERLASFGIDDLQVSYAREGIPTAGGDFSEQRWVIGQSFDFPLQTYYRLKRVGAQSSALTHGVEAARRDLRSRVKTAYTEVLYTQELLHLSLQSVELGESLKAAVAAQVAAGAAAELDEMKVDLQLSEARSVLEDRLRLYEDARYALYQVIGLDPGEQVYGVVFPDTMTYLDIALSQQEVLARLPAQPELAGADATVRAARLFTLEKRSAALPRLQLAYWPQDFGGGYRFRAFEVGFTVPLWFALNNRGAIVQARAREQYDRWSRQDVGLTLKRDIERAWHGYETSKLTIDRYAETVHALADDLLARTREGYELGQLDLLTLLDTQRTYLSAQARYYDALRTYYVNLIALERYLQRELVFTR